A genome region from Fodinibius salicampi includes the following:
- a CDS encoding amidohydrolase family protein, with protein sequence MKKFILLSCIVLLVLGHNGYAQEKGSVLITNGTVITITDGTKENTDVLIEEGIITEIREGIEAPDGVETIDASGKYVMPGIVDAHSHIAAEDVNEWTHPVTAEVSMEESIDPNDINMYWALAGGVTSIHLMHGSANVIGGQNETLKLRYGADMDALRFDGAPRTIKFALGENPTRVHGQNFNVQPRTRMGVEQVIRDHFEEALDYKRNRQQYLEAKEAYESGNRDNPPVPVARNARMEVLVDILEGEIWVHCHSYRADEIMMLMRVFDDYGIENYTFQHANEAYKIAPELRKNNAYTSVFSDWWAYKFEVYYSTAYNASILNENGVKNSINSDSGELIRHLNHEAAKTVHYGETSKEDALKMITINPAEQLGIDDKVGSIEEGKHGDVAIWSGHPLSIYSIAEKTFVDGKKYFDREEDPDDMRVKIDPETDYDEASRRWYEESGRHGDSCLRGAEIRFNENGMEL encoded by the coding sequence ATGAAGAAGTTTATACTACTTAGCTGTATTGTGTTGTTAGTATTGGGGCACAATGGTTATGCCCAGGAAAAAGGATCGGTTCTTATTACGAATGGAACGGTAATCACGATTACCGATGGAACCAAAGAAAATACGGACGTTCTTATTGAGGAGGGTATCATTACTGAAATCAGGGAGGGAATAGAAGCGCCGGATGGTGTAGAGACTATTGATGCCTCCGGAAAGTATGTGATGCCCGGGATTGTTGACGCCCATTCACACATCGCAGCCGAGGATGTGAATGAGTGGACACACCCGGTTACGGCCGAAGTATCCATGGAGGAATCTATTGATCCCAATGACATAAACATGTATTGGGCACTAGCCGGCGGCGTAACCAGTATTCACCTGATGCACGGATCAGCCAATGTAATCGGGGGACAAAATGAGACTCTGAAACTCCGGTATGGGGCGGATATGGATGCCCTAAGGTTTGACGGAGCCCCGCGGACCATCAAGTTTGCACTTGGAGAAAACCCGACACGGGTCCACGGACAGAATTTTAATGTTCAGCCGCGTACGCGTATGGGAGTTGAGCAGGTGATTCGCGATCATTTTGAGGAAGCATTGGATTATAAGCGTAACCGACAGCAATACCTTGAGGCCAAGGAGGCCTATGAAAGCGGTAACAGGGATAATCCACCGGTGCCGGTAGCCCGTAATGCTCGAATGGAGGTGCTCGTCGATATCCTGGAAGGAGAGATATGGGTGCATTGTCATTCGTACCGGGCGGATGAAATTATGATGCTGATGCGCGTTTTCGATGATTACGGTATCGAAAATTATACTTTCCAGCATGCAAATGAGGCTTATAAAATAGCACCCGAGCTTCGGAAGAATAATGCCTATACCTCGGTATTTTCCGATTGGTGGGCTTATAAGTTCGAGGTGTACTACTCAACGGCGTATAACGCTTCCATTCTTAATGAAAATGGAGTTAAAAACAGCATCAACTCCGACAGTGGTGAGCTTATTCGTCACCTTAATCACGAGGCGGCCAAGACGGTACACTACGGCGAAACCTCCAAAGAGGACGCCCTGAAGATGATTACCATCAATCCCGCTGAACAGCTTGGTATAGATGATAAGGTGGGCAGCATTGAAGAGGGCAAGCACGGAGATGTAGCTATCTGGAGCGGCCATCCGCTGAGTATCTACAGTATCGCTGAAAAAACTTTTGTGGACGGGAAGAAGTACTTTGACCGCGAAGAAGATCCCGATGATATGCGGGTGAAGATAGATCCGGAAACCGACTATGACGAGGCTTCACGCCGCTGGTATGAGGAAAGCGGTCGGCATGGAGACAGTTGCCTGCGAGGCGCTGAGATCCGCTTTAATGAAAACGGAATGGAGCTTTAG
- a CDS encoding amidohydrolase family protein translates to MRIQITRYTEIMMKYYKRIYTGCVLLLLIAAGAQAQITEKAEFGKFAITNATIHTVSDGVIENGVVLINGEKIEFVGKNAKITTEYQRINAEGKHLYPGFMDSGTQLGLQEIGAVEVTNDQAELGAYNPHVRAFTAINPSSASIPVTRVNGVTHVISLPVSGRLSGKATLIDLYGYSPDSMAVSPNAGLHLNWPSAQKGGSWDDRSDEKVQEEYEEDLKELNEFWEKAVFYDKMVSAYEEDPSNKEQPDADKKMEAMREVLSGDVPVVISVDRKQDILNAIEWTQKHPDVRFILAGVKEGWRVADEIAESGLPALVATLYTPERDYDNYQRPYQNPGMLHEAGVKVAIATGEVENVRNAPYHAGYAATYGLGKEEALKAITLNAAEIFGVEDKLGSIEAGKQANLFLSDGDPFEPMSQIEQVFIRGYKIPMVSRHTQLNDEYLDRGAESTN, encoded by the coding sequence ATGCGAATCCAAATTACGAGATATACAGAAATAATGATGAAGTATTATAAGCGAATTTATACGGGCTGTGTGTTGCTGCTTTTGATTGCAGCAGGCGCACAGGCACAAATTACTGAGAAAGCGGAATTCGGTAAGTTTGCCATTACCAATGCTACCATCCATACGGTTTCTGATGGTGTTATTGAAAATGGCGTTGTTCTCATTAACGGTGAAAAGATCGAATTTGTAGGTAAGAATGCGAAGATAACTACCGAATATCAGCGTATTAATGCAGAAGGAAAACATCTGTATCCGGGCTTTATGGATTCTGGTACCCAACTCGGACTCCAGGAAATCGGGGCCGTGGAGGTGACTAACGATCAGGCTGAGCTGGGGGCTTATAATCCGCATGTGCGTGCTTTTACGGCTATCAATCCCAGCAGCGCAAGTATTCCGGTAACGCGCGTGAATGGGGTCACGCACGTCATTTCTCTGCCTGTATCGGGACGGCTGTCCGGGAAGGCTACGCTTATTGATCTTTATGGCTATTCGCCTGATTCCATGGCGGTAAGTCCCAATGCCGGGCTGCACCTGAATTGGCCTTCGGCTCAGAAAGGTGGTTCGTGGGACGATCGCAGTGATGAGAAGGTTCAAGAGGAGTATGAAGAGGATCTGAAAGAACTGAATGAGTTTTGGGAGAAGGCGGTTTTTTATGACAAGATGGTATCCGCTTACGAAGAAGACCCTTCTAACAAAGAACAGCCGGATGCGGATAAAAAAATGGAGGCGATGCGGGAGGTGCTTAGCGGGGACGTTCCGGTCGTCATATCCGTAGATCGAAAACAGGATATCCTGAATGCCATTGAATGGACACAGAAGCATCCGGATGTTCGTTTCATATTAGCCGGCGTCAAGGAAGGGTGGCGCGTAGCGGATGAAATTGCTGAGTCCGGATTGCCGGCACTGGTTGCCACGCTGTATACCCCGGAACGCGATTACGATAACTATCAGCGTCCGTACCAAAATCCGGGGATGCTGCACGAAGCGGGAGTGAAGGTGGCCATTGCCACCGGAGAAGTGGAGAATGTACGAAATGCCCCGTACCATGCCGGGTACGCGGCTACCTATGGACTTGGAAAGGAGGAAGCGCTGAAGGCTATTACGCTAAATGCAGCTGAAATTTTTGGAGTGGAGGATAAGCTGGGCAGTATTGAGGCCGGAAAGCAGGCTAATCTTTTTCTGTCGGATGGAGATCCCTTTGAGCCGATGAGTCAGATTGAGCAGGTGTTTATTCGCGGATATAAGATACCGATGGTGAGTCGCCACACCCAGCTCAATGACGAATACCTTGACCGCGGAGCAGAGTCAACCAATTAA
- a CDS encoding amidohydrolase family protein, producing MKLVRTFCMCIVLLTAISLQGWSQSAPAEAFDNVIIHTADGQVIKNGTIVWRDGLIRAVGEDVAIPFDAYVHDGGDSLHVYPGFIDGLAFWGSPDDNGNRGRPEEPGNPSYERAGIQPHLHPGNEMKANDKALKEATKHGFTTAALGLKGQMLPGQVDLFFINGEQTEDQLLEEGIGILAQFEEANGTAYPSTTMALMVQFRQLFYDAQAQKEQQEYYASVSSDYPPPRKEKVLEALYPVMQKEQPFYFVADGKENIERLFWLQDELDFKAVLVSGKEAYKKAAELNERNIPVLATVDLPDKPEWLKEDYEETEEITEEREAFREKQEAAYREQVQNIKTLQKAGVRVGYASNGLKLKDIQKNLTILKEDGGLNNSQILKLITQSTADILDYGQRLGDLKEGRVASFTVFDKPFLEEEAKSVYSIINGKLTEVE from the coding sequence ATGAAATTAGTACGTACCTTTTGTATGTGTATTGTCCTTTTGACGGCAATCAGCTTACAGGGATGGTCACAGTCGGCTCCGGCCGAGGCTTTTGATAATGTGATTATCCACACGGCAGACGGACAGGTTATTAAAAATGGCACTATTGTCTGGCGCGATGGATTGATTCGTGCGGTCGGAGAGGACGTAGCTATCCCTTTTGATGCTTATGTGCACGACGGAGGGGACAGCCTGCATGTGTATCCCGGATTTATTGACGGACTTGCATTCTGGGGAAGTCCCGATGATAACGGAAACCGGGGTCGGCCGGAAGAGCCGGGCAATCCGTCCTATGAACGGGCCGGAATCCAGCCTCATCTTCACCCGGGTAACGAAATGAAGGCGAATGATAAGGCCCTAAAGGAAGCAACCAAACACGGTTTTACTACAGCAGCATTGGGATTAAAAGGTCAGATGCTGCCGGGCCAAGTTGACCTTTTCTTCATCAATGGAGAACAAACCGAAGACCAGCTGCTGGAAGAGGGAATCGGAATATTGGCCCAGTTTGAGGAAGCGAATGGCACTGCTTACCCATCTACCACTATGGCACTGATGGTTCAGTTCCGTCAGCTTTTTTATGATGCCCAAGCCCAGAAGGAACAGCAGGAGTATTACGCCTCGGTTTCGTCTGATTATCCCCCTCCCAGAAAAGAAAAAGTGCTGGAGGCGCTTTACCCGGTGATGCAAAAGGAACAGCCCTTCTATTTTGTGGCGGACGGCAAAGAGAATATTGAACGGTTGTTTTGGCTGCAGGATGAATTGGACTTCAAGGCAGTTTTGGTTTCCGGGAAAGAAGCCTATAAAAAGGCTGCTGAGTTGAATGAGCGCAATATCCCTGTACTTGCCACGGTTGACCTTCCCGATAAACCCGAGTGGCTGAAAGAGGATTACGAAGAAACAGAGGAGATAACCGAAGAGAGGGAAGCCTTCCGGGAAAAACAAGAAGCGGCTTACCGGGAACAGGTGCAAAATATAAAGACGTTGCAGAAAGCTGGGGTCCGTGTTGGATATGCCTCAAACGGACTAAAGTTGAAAGACATTCAAAAGAACCTGACCATTCTGAAAGAGGACGGAGGTCTGAACAATAGTCAAATTCTTAAACTCATTACGCAGTCAACTGCTGATATCCTCGATTACGGTCAGCGACTGGGAGACCTTAAAGAGGGACGGGTCGCCAGTTTTACGGTCTTTGATAAGCCTTTCCTGGAAGAGGAAGCAAAAAGCGTCTATTCCATTATTAATGGGAAGCTTACCGAGGTTGAATAG
- a CDS encoding acyl-CoA carboxylase subunit beta produces MSNNDSTPSTEQDLHSLIQEINKTEAEIKKGGGEKRIKKQHDKGKLTARERIDRLVDEESSFRELGLWAGHQMYEEEGGCPAGGVVVGIGSVSGRDCVLVANDATVKAGAWFPITAKKNLRAQEIALENHLPIIYLVDSAGVYLPMQDEIFPDKEHFGRIFRNNAKISAEGIPQIAAIMGSCVAGGAYLPIMSDEALIVDGTGSVFLAGSYLVKAAIGEEVDNETLGGATTHTEISGVTDYKMKDDEECLSTVRDLVDKLGPFDTAGFNRKESVGPSRDVTEILDAFPDDRSKPYDMHNVLECIVDEDSFTEYKKGYGQTLITGFARVDGWSVGIVANQRKVTRTQKGEMQVGGVIYSDSADKAARFIMNCNQKKIPIVFLQDVTGFMIGKRSEHGGIIKDGAKMVNAVSNSTVPKITIVVGNSYGAGNYAMCGRAYDPRFIYAWPSARIAVMGGTQAAKVLTQIRVSSLEKQGKEITEEEELEIMKEISESYEEQTDVRYAAARLWVDGIINPIKTRQRISESIRYANHNPDIEDFKTGVMQV; encoded by the coding sequence ATGAGTAATAACGATTCCACACCATCCACAGAGCAGGATTTACATTCACTCATTCAGGAAATTAATAAAACAGAGGCTGAAATAAAGAAAGGAGGAGGAGAAAAACGTATTAAAAAGCAGCATGACAAAGGGAAGCTGACGGCCCGGGAGCGCATTGACAGGCTTGTTGACGAGGAGAGTTCTTTCCGGGAACTAGGCTTGTGGGCCGGCCACCAGATGTATGAGGAAGAGGGGGGATGTCCCGCCGGTGGTGTTGTGGTGGGCATCGGATCCGTATCCGGCAGGGATTGCGTGCTGGTGGCTAATGATGCCACGGTTAAGGCAGGTGCCTGGTTCCCAATCACCGCCAAAAAAAACCTCCGGGCCCAGGAGATTGCTCTCGAGAACCATTTGCCTATTATCTACTTGGTCGACTCGGCCGGTGTATATCTGCCTATGCAGGATGAAATATTTCCGGATAAAGAGCATTTTGGCAGAATTTTTAGAAATAATGCGAAGATAAGTGCCGAAGGTATTCCCCAGATTGCGGCCATTATGGGCAGTTGTGTAGCCGGAGGGGCCTACTTGCCTATTATGAGCGACGAGGCTTTAATTGTGGACGGTACCGGGAGTGTATTTTTGGCCGGAAGCTATCTGGTTAAAGCCGCTATTGGGGAGGAGGTTGATAACGAGACGCTGGGAGGAGCCACCACCCATACGGAAATCAGCGGGGTCACTGATTATAAGATGAAAGACGACGAGGAATGCCTGAGTACTGTGCGGGATCTGGTGGATAAACTGGGACCTTTTGATACCGCTGGATTTAATCGCAAAGAGTCGGTAGGACCCTCTCGTGATGTAACGGAAATTCTGGATGCCTTTCCCGACGATCGTTCCAAACCGTACGATATGCATAATGTGCTGGAATGCATTGTGGATGAGGACTCCTTCACCGAGTATAAGAAAGGATACGGCCAAACACTGATTACCGGCTTTGCTCGAGTAGACGGGTGGAGTGTAGGCATTGTGGCCAACCAGCGAAAGGTCACCCGCACCCAAAAAGGGGAAATGCAGGTGGGGGGAGTCATTTATTCAGACTCAGCCGACAAGGCTGCTCGATTTATCATGAACTGTAATCAAAAGAAAATTCCGATTGTATTTCTGCAGGATGTCACCGGATTTATGATTGGCAAGCGAAGTGAACACGGGGGCATCATCAAAGATGGGGCCAAGATGGTGAATGCCGTATCCAACAGTACGGTCCCCAAAATCACCATTGTAGTGGGTAATAGTTACGGAGCCGGCAACTATGCCATGTGCGGACGTGCATATGATCCTCGTTTCATTTATGCCTGGCCCTCGGCCCGAATAGCCGTTATGGGCGGTACGCAGGCCGCCAAGGTGTTGACCCAAATACGGGTTTCTTCCCTTGAAAAGCAGGGCAAGGAAATCACTGAAGAGGAAGAGCTGGAAATTATGAAAGAGATCAGCGAGAGTTATGAGGAACAAACAGACGTACGCTACGCCGCTGCCCGGCTCTGGGTGGATGGCATCATCAATCCAATAAAAACGCGACAGCGCATATCAGAGTCTATTCGGTATGCCAACCATAATCCCGATATCGAAGATTTTAAAACCGGGGTTATGCAAGTTTAA
- a CDS encoding GWxTD domain-containing protein, producing the protein MKVSTRLFSLLLCGFLCFSLVSEVIAQRNLNYRDLRIQQQRSPVYTDFMVLPGETDQSVKFAAVFSISYQYLPFKKLPKSGQTAEDHSFYSPVSMNMEVFNATEEQLKRNDQDISVERLESIERSFWRDTAYTSTYEETQSERNFISGSMNVSLSPGIYSYILQMNRGDSKETQFSRVRTSRIQSYRDMKQGAVYFGKEVSNQGGNITFNLLGMGQNVQYGKDFHALVYIPDYKQDVDYTMTIFETERSKNDTTNIQQLFSKTISEDNIYRNIRPVLKSGQGTNTLHLQEDSNGFAYALVNIPNSTFPNTTFNLQVKEKNSDKRAVQSSFRSLWIDMPRSLLSLDVAIDMLQYITDKETIDRLSSGSQRERERKFRDFWGEKDPTPKTEYNELMAEYYRRVDYAYENFTTENTIGYNSDQGEIYIKYGPPDNIQRKYPTKGATVEIWTYPNRNFVFEATSGFGDFRLKTN; encoded by the coding sequence ATGAAAGTATCTACCCGTTTATTCTCGTTGTTGCTTTGTGGATTTCTGTGCTTTAGCCTCGTTTCTGAAGTTATAGCACAACGAAACCTTAATTATCGCGACCTCAGAATTCAACAACAGCGTTCTCCTGTTTATACTGACTTTATGGTACTACCCGGTGAAACGGATCAATCGGTTAAATTTGCTGCGGTTTTCAGTATCTCCTACCAATATTTACCGTTTAAAAAGCTTCCAAAGTCGGGACAAACGGCTGAAGATCACTCTTTTTATAGCCCTGTGAGCATGAATATGGAGGTTTTTAATGCTACTGAAGAGCAGCTCAAAAGAAACGATCAGGATATCTCTGTAGAGCGGCTGGAATCTATAGAAAGATCATTTTGGAGAGATACGGCCTATACTTCCACTTACGAGGAAACACAGTCGGAACGGAACTTTATTAGCGGAAGCATGAATGTATCACTCTCGCCCGGCATCTATAGCTATATTCTGCAAATGAACAGAGGAGATAGCAAAGAGACCCAATTTTCCCGTGTCAGAACCTCACGTATTCAGTCTTACCGGGATATGAAGCAGGGAGCGGTCTATTTTGGTAAGGAGGTTTCTAACCAAGGGGGCAATATCACTTTTAACCTGTTGGGCATGGGACAAAATGTGCAGTACGGCAAAGATTTTCACGCACTCGTTTATATTCCTGATTACAAGCAGGATGTCGACTATACAATGACTATTTTTGAGACAGAAAGGTCAAAGAATGATACTACTAATATTCAACAGCTCTTTTCTAAAACAATTTCCGAAGATAATATTTACCGGAATATTCGTCCCGTCCTAAAATCCGGTCAGGGTACAAATACGCTCCATCTTCAGGAAGATTCCAATGGTTTTGCGTACGCCCTGGTCAACATTCCCAATAGTACCTTCCCCAATACCACCTTTAACCTGCAGGTTAAAGAAAAGAATAGCGATAAGAGAGCGGTACAATCCTCCTTCCGTTCTCTCTGGATAGACATGCCACGCAGCCTTTTGAGCCTTGACGTAGCCATCGATATGCTTCAGTATATCACGGATAAAGAAACTATTGACCGTCTTTCAAGCGGCTCACAAAGAGAGCGAGAGCGCAAATTCCGGGACTTCTGGGGAGAAAAAGATCCTACGCCAAAAACCGAATATAATGAGCTAATGGCCGAATATTATCGGCGGGTTGATTATGCCTATGAAAATTTTACTACCGAAAATACTATCGGGTATAATAGCGACCAGGGAGAAATATATATAAAATATGGTCCCCCGGACAATATCCAGCGTAAATACCCGACCAAGGGTGCTACCGTTGAGATATGGACCTATCCAAACCGAAACTTTGTGTTTGAGGCTACCTCGGGATTTGGAGATTTCCGATTAAAAACCAACTAA